TTTCTTGGCGTTGTGGCAGTGGAAAAGCTATCTTTAAGATTGAGGGAATATCATAGATTGACATAGGCTTAACTGTGCTCTCTGGTGTTTTGTTGTTCCTCAACCATGCATCCATTGCCCTATTGATCTGTTTTTTGAGTGGGGCAAAAACACTTCGATCAAGTGGCTGAAGGCGATGAGTGCAGTGAGGTGGGAACGATAGCATTACAATGCCATTTTCTTTGGCAAAATCTAAACAGTCAGGAGCTAAATGCGACTGATGATTGTCTAGAAGGAGGAGGATAGGTTTCTCTGGGCTCGaacgaatacaagaaacaaaatgcttaagaaaaaGCAAGAACTCTACCTCCGTAGTCCAGccagacttatttgcagcacCTATACATCCAGTTGGACCATCTCTGATGAAGTGATCATAATACCTTACCCTAGGAAAAATAAACATAGGAGGGATAGCATTTCCAGCAGCATTTACTGCTACAGTTAGAGTAACTAACTGCCCTCGTTCAGATGATGTCATTGCTCCAATTTGTTTTACCCCCTTTCTTGCTACGATTTTTGAAGGATTCTGGACAGTAGTGACCCCGGTCTCATCTACATTCCAAATGTCATTAGCTGTGAAAGAATGGCGATCATAAACTTCAGAGAGTTTgtcaaaaaatttggaaacgttGGCACGATTAAAACTAGAAGCCCTTCCCAAACTAGTTGCCTCTGGAGTCCGAATGGAAAGGTCTGGGTGGCGCTTTAAAAAGGAAGAGAGCCAATCTGCACCTGCTAGTTCTTTGTCACTCCATGTGTTTGGCATGGGAACATTATACTTCTTCCCACATAAGAATGCAAGATGACGTACATCACGTGGAGTGAGtccaaaatatatgtcagaacaTGTTTTTATGTAGGAAACAAGAGCGATCTCTTGCAAAGGTGTAAATACCTGTCTGTTCCCATAATAACCAGCCAAAGGTTTCCACTCCTCTCGAAAATTAATATCGACTGCATTTAAACCTGAAACAATAGAAAAACCATACAGGCCTatgttaattttgctcctgttttcacataagaaaatctaaactacgcaaaaccatatttttgtactaatacaataaaaaacgttTACAACCCATTGTTGAGAcgtatttatgttagaaatcaagcagatgtaattaagaaaattcattaatgaatgcaacttacgtttgtttttcttttttatgtacctcCCAAGTGTCACATGGCAGATGTTGTACGTTTTCGCAGCATGCCTAACAGATCTTCCTTCTCTTACAACTTCAGCTGCTTTCTCCAACAT
The DNA window shown above is from Bacillus rossius redtenbacheri isolate Brsri chromosome 2, Brsri_v3, whole genome shotgun sequence and carries:
- the LOC134529888 gene encoding uncharacterized protein LOC134529888, whose amino-acid sequence is MRNYKRKTDKGKYSIDMLEKAAEVVREGRSVRHAAKTYNICHVTLGRYIKKKNKRLNAVDINFREEWKPLAGYYGNRQVFTPLQEIALVSYIKTCSDIYFGLTPRDVRHLAFLCGKKYNVPMPNTWSDKELAGADWLSSFLKRHPDLSIRTPEATSLGRASSFNRANVSKFFDKLSEVYDRHSFTANDIWNVDETGVTTVQNPSKIVARKGVKQIGAMTSSERGQLVTLTVAVNAAGNAIPPMFIFPRVRYYDHFIRDGPTGCIGAANKSGWTTEVEFLLFLKHFVSCIRSSPEKPILLLLDNHQSHLAPDCLDFAKENGIVMLSFPPHCTHRLQPLDRSVFAPLKKQINRFASSLYGEQLSAASGGTRCRGVACVCVQRCRLRVAAATRDRDSHQVFPGEHSTLPLPCREAPSMGRHGDVVFF